Proteins found in one Candidatus Anaeroferrophillus wilburensis genomic segment:
- a CDS encoding gamma carbonic anhydrase family protein has product MPIYEFEGRCPVIAADAYVSETAIVIGDVRIAPQVYIGHGVILRADYGTIVVEEQTAVEEGAIIHINPGATCLLERRVTIGHGAKIHCPFIGTGAVIGIGAILSFQVTVQAGAIVAEGAVVPNGKTIPAHTIVAGNPARVLGPVEERHRTFWEYGKDLYVDLAKRYPGGLRRLS; this is encoded by the coding sequence ATGCCGATTTATGAATTTGAAGGACGTTGTCCCGTTATTGCCGCTGATGCCTACGTCAGTGAAACAGCCATTGTCATTGGCGATGTGCGGATTGCGCCCCAGGTCTATATCGGGCATGGGGTTATATTGCGGGCCGATTATGGTACCATCGTGGTTGAAGAGCAGACGGCGGTTGAAGAGGGTGCCATTATTCATATCAATCCCGGAGCCACCTGCCTTTTGGAGCGGCGGGTAACCATCGGCCACGGGGCCAAAATTCACTGTCCCTTTATCGGTACAGGAGCGGTGATTGGTATTGGTGCGATCCTGTCGTTTCAGGTAACGGTGCAGGCCGGAGCAATTGTTGCCGAAGGCGCCGTGGTTCCCAACGGCAAAACCATTCCTGCTCATACTATCGTGGCCGGCAACCCGGCCCGCGTTCTCGGACCGGTTGAAGAACGCCATCGAACATTCTGGGAATACGGCAAAGATCTGTATGTTGATCTGGCTAAACGCTATCCAGGAGGGCTGCGTCGGCTGTCATGA
- a CDS encoding amidohydrolase — protein sequence MLEMLNNRVNTIIPEVISWRRHFHRQPELSGREEHTAAFIAEVLQKNGIRHQTGVGGHGIVAWLDNGSRDIPSIAFRADMDALPMQDAKTCDYASSAPGIMHACGHDGHTAVLLGMAVALAPIASQLPRPLILLFQPAEETGQGALAMLAEQVFASPPVALFGFHFFPHLETGSIAINQGTLMAATDHFSLQISGTSAHACYPEKAVDAIQIAAHLIAATNYLMAKGRDQIEPALISIGTIQGGTAANIIADQVTLTGTIRTLSLDQRQTVVEKFSTLMGTVAAAYGGTAALNISQVAPALTNNKDLCTFVTRLIPKVPEIKHCDLFPKPVLGGEDFAYFSQLVPSCYLKIGCGNEAKGIMSPLHSNLFDLDESSLELALKLLATIASQAQDISSSTK from the coding sequence ATGCTTGAAATGCTTAACAACCGTGTCAATACCATCATTCCGGAAGTCATCTCCTGGCGCCGTCATTTTCATCGCCAGCCGGAACTCTCCGGCCGGGAAGAACACACCGCAGCGTTCATAGCTGAAGTCCTGCAAAAAAACGGCATCAGACACCAGACCGGTGTCGGCGGCCACGGGATTGTTGCCTGGCTGGACAACGGCTCGCGGGATATACCATCGATTGCCTTTCGGGCTGACATGGATGCCTTGCCGATGCAGGATGCCAAAACCTGCGACTATGCCTCATCCGCCCCCGGAATTATGCATGCCTGCGGCCATGATGGTCACACCGCCGTGCTGCTGGGTATGGCAGTAGCCCTGGCACCAATCGCGTCTCAATTACCCCGTCCACTGATCCTGCTTTTTCAGCCGGCGGAAGAAACCGGCCAGGGAGCCCTGGCGATGCTGGCGGAACAGGTTTTTGCCTCTCCCCCGGTGGCACTGTTCGGTTTTCATTTTTTCCCCCACCTGGAAACCGGCAGCATTGCCATCAACCAGGGAACCCTGATGGCGGCCACCGACCATTTTTCCCTGCAGATAAGCGGTACTTCAGCCCATGCCTGCTACCCGGAAAAAGCCGTTGATGCCATCCAGATTGCCGCTCATTTAATTGCCGCAACCAATTATCTGATGGCTAAAGGAAGGGATCAGATTGAACCAGCCCTGATCTCCATCGGCACTATCCAGGGCGGAACGGCAGCCAACATTATTGCCGACCAGGTTACTCTTACCGGCACCATCAGGACGCTTTCACTTGACCAGCGGCAAACAGTGGTGGAGAAATTCAGCACATTAATGGGCACCGTGGCTGCCGCTTACGGCGGTACGGCAGCATTGAACATCAGCCAGGTAGCACCGGCGCTGACCAACAACAAGGATCTATGCACCTTTGTCACCCGGCTGATCCCCAAGGTCCCGGAAATAAAGCACTGCGATCTTTTTCCAAAGCCGGTACTGGGCGGTGAAGATTTTGCCTATTTTTCGCAGTTGGTTCCCAGTTGCTACCTGAAAATCGGCTGCGGCAATGAAGCCAAGGGCATCATGTCACCTCTGCACAGCAACCTTTTTGACCTCGACGAAAGCTCTTTGGAACTCGCCCTGAAGCTGCTGGCAACCATTGCTTCTCAGGCTCAGGACATCTCTTCCTCAACCAAATAA
- a CDS encoding PTS sugar transporter subunit IIA yields MNTILAVSILVAAGLFGGMAARRLRLPSVTGNIVIGVAIGPHLLNILSHDIVYQTLQPISEIALSLIAVSIASHLRINRMAGHKFRLLVITLFQVAGAFAAVFLAACLLLESWIPALLLATIAVSTAPAATLAVVKETEARGPLVKTLISVVALDNVLAITLFVVVSFLVEGELLTGHGISLPLLTGTCRVIGLSLLLGAGVSAILLLLSKGLREKYHFVTCSALAVFFTTGISSWLNISPLLPNMTVGFLISNLSPQRREILNALEDLEPLIYLSFFTLAGTHLDISLLPGLGVVGVVYILTRYGGKLAGAWFGGWLTNTVPLVRNNLGFCLVPQAGVAIGLVVAMQDNQLFHMYESSITAIVLASIVISELSGPVIVKQVLSHTGEAGQEGRRLFGIVPRRGIVTPLAAVDKWAVIEELVDYAMEIHSLHTEQRHVLLASVIEREKSLSTGIGKGIAIPHGTISKGRSIMGVLGIKPAGVDFQSLDGEKSKIIILMLIPEGCFRDHLRVLAEISKVMSRPGLVERLVETHGAEKVYHILFTEEINPGDYLVEEEMS; encoded by the coding sequence ATGAATACCATTCTTGCGGTCAGTATTCTGGTAGCGGCCGGTTTATTTGGTGGCATGGCAGCTCGGCGGCTGCGCCTGCCATCGGTAACCGGCAATATTGTTATTGGGGTGGCGATCGGCCCTCATCTGCTGAATATCCTCAGCCATGATATTGTTTATCAGACTCTGCAACCCATTTCTGAAATTGCCCTCAGCCTGATTGCGGTCAGCATCGCCTCCCATTTGCGGATTAACCGGATGGCCGGCCACAAATTTCGGCTGCTGGTTATTACCCTGTTTCAAGTGGCCGGGGCGTTTGCTGCTGTATTTCTGGCCGCCTGTCTCCTCCTTGAAAGTTGGATTCCAGCCTTGCTGCTGGCTACGATTGCCGTCTCCACAGCGCCGGCAGCAACTTTGGCGGTGGTTAAGGAAACCGAAGCCAGGGGGCCCCTGGTAAAAACCCTGATCTCTGTTGTTGCCCTTGATAACGTGTTGGCCATCACCCTGTTTGTGGTGGTTTCCTTCCTGGTTGAAGGGGAACTGCTCACCGGTCACGGTATTTCTTTGCCACTGCTTACGGGCACCTGTCGGGTGATTGGCCTGTCCCTCCTGCTTGGTGCCGGAGTCAGTGCAATCCTGCTGCTGTTGTCAAAGGGTTTGCGGGAAAAATATCATTTCGTTACCTGTAGTGCGTTGGCGGTTTTTTTTACCACCGGCATCTCTTCCTGGTTGAATATTTCTCCCCTGCTGCCGAACATGACTGTTGGTTTTCTCATCAGCAACCTGTCTCCGCAGCGGCGGGAAATTCTCAACGCCCTTGAAGATTTGGAACCACTTATTTATCTCTCCTTTTTTACTCTTGCCGGTACACACCTTGATATTTCGCTGTTGCCTGGTTTGGGCGTGGTTGGGGTTGTCTATATTCTGACCCGTTATGGCGGCAAACTTGCAGGTGCCTGGTTCGGCGGCTGGTTGACCAATACGGTTCCATTGGTGCGTAATAATCTCGGGTTTTGTCTGGTGCCGCAGGCCGGCGTTGCCATCGGTCTGGTGGTGGCGATGCAGGATAACCAGCTGTTTCATATGTATGAATCCTCCATTACGGCAATCGTTCTGGCCTCCATTGTCATCAGTGAACTGTCAGGTCCGGTGATTGTCAAGCAGGTGTTGAGCCATACCGGTGAGGCTGGCCAGGAAGGCCGGCGGTTGTTCGGCATCGTTCCCCGACGGGGGATTGTGACGCCGCTGGCGGCGGTTGATAAATGGGCGGTTATTGAAGAACTGGTTGATTATGCCATGGAGATCCATAGCCTGCACACCGAGCAGCGCCATGTCCTGCTGGCTTCAGTAATTGAGCGGGAAAAATCATTAAGTACCGGGATTGGCAAGGGGATTGCCATTCCCCACGGGACGATTAGTAAAGGGCGATCGATTATGGGGGTGCTGGGGATCAAACCTGCGGGAGTTGATTTTCAGTCCCTGGATGGCGAAAAATCAAAGATTATTATTCTCATGTTGATTCCCGAGGGGTGTTTCCGCGATCATTTGCGGGTTCTGGCGGAAATTTCCAAAGTCATGAGCCGTCCGGGGCTGGTGGAGCGGTTGGTAGAGACCCACGGGGCTGAAAAGGTTTATCATATTCTCTTTACGGAGGAGATTAATCCGGGAGATTATTTGGTTGAGGAAGAGATGTCCTGA
- the tsaB gene encoding tRNA (adenosine(37)-N6)-threonylcarbamoyltransferase complex dimerization subunit type 1 TsaB, which yields MIALAVDTSTFFASVAVLQDHAVRAQLVQSVRSTHSDRLMVAIEQTLAAAELDKKDLDLLLVCRGPGSFSGLRIGIAAMSGLAAALHLPLHSFVNLDLLALQFSICRGFVCPVVDARRGQLYWSLYAVDEIGERRRVRAYGVDNPERIIQLVDVEKTLIVGPGADVYRAAMESAAGVRLNCIGLPLGIVNLALVSRLVAEALTESPVCKPGQASPVTPLYIRPSDAEINLGRKTSGLPDPGHLT from the coding sequence ATGATCGCTCTTGCCGTTGATACCAGTACCTTTTTTGCTTCGGTAGCCGTACTCCAGGATCATGCCGTACGTGCCCAGTTGGTGCAGTCTGTTCGCAGCACCCACTCCGATCGGTTGATGGTGGCCATTGAACAAACACTGGCAGCGGCGGAGCTTGATAAAAAAGATCTTGACCTTCTGTTGGTTTGCCGAGGACCCGGTTCGTTCAGCGGTTTGCGCATTGGCATTGCAGCCATGAGTGGCTTGGCTGCGGCCCTTCATCTGCCCCTTCATTCCTTTGTTAATCTTGATCTGTTGGCCCTGCAGTTCTCCATTTGCCGAGGTTTTGTCTGTCCGGTTGTTGACGCCCGTCGGGGGCAGTTGTACTGGTCTCTCTATGCGGTTGACGAGATCGGAGAAAGACGCCGGGTTCGAGCCTATGGTGTTGATAACCCTGAACGGATTATTCAACTGGTGGATGTTGAAAAGACTTTGATCGTTGGTCCGGGAGCGGATGTCTACCGGGCGGCCATGGAATCGGCGGCCGGAGTACGGCTCAACTGTATCGGCCTGCCTCTAGGGATTGTCAATCTTGCCCTGGTCAGTCGCCTGGTTGCCGAAGCACTGACTGAATCACCGGTTTGCAAGCCAGGGCAGGCGAGTCCTGTTACGCCACTGTATATCAGGCCGTCCGATGCTGAGATAAACCTGGGCCGGAAAACCAGCGGGCTGCCTGATCCCGGTCATCTAACGTGA
- the rseP gene encoding RIP metalloprotease RseP encodes MSSVISTIVVLGTLIFVHELGHFLVAKLCGVRVLIFSLGFGPKVFGFKKGETEYLLSAVPLGGYVKMLGEGKESEDQDVSAADEPFSYAAKTPLQRLAIVFAGPFTNILFAAMIFSLVYLYGVPSLNTRIGEVNPDFPAFTAGIQAGDKVLAVNGQPVDSWDALSNRIKKSQGMTISLTVERDSVVETFEVPPKKIESENVFGELVVTYVVGITAAGETDILRYPPGQALVQGVVETWNIIKLTIVGFIKLIERVIPAKTLGGPILIAQMAGQQAKAGLLNLIYFMGIISVNLGILNLFPIPILDGGHIVFILIEIIVGKPVSMRKMEIAQQVGMFILISLMIYVFYNDLARIFTE; translated from the coding sequence ATGTCTAGTGTCATCTCAACAATTGTTGTTCTCGGTACGCTTATTTTTGTCCATGAACTGGGCCACTTTCTGGTGGCCAAGCTCTGCGGGGTGAGGGTGCTGATTTTTTCCCTCGGTTTTGGCCCGAAAGTGTTTGGCTTTAAAAAGGGGGAGACTGAATACCTGCTGTCTGCTGTGCCTCTGGGTGGTTATGTCAAGATGCTGGGGGAAGGTAAGGAGAGCGAGGATCAGGATGTCTCGGCGGCCGATGAGCCGTTTTCCTACGCGGCAAAAACGCCCCTCCAGCGGCTGGCTATCGTCTTTGCCGGCCCGTTTACCAATATTCTTTTTGCAGCCATGATTTTCAGCCTGGTCTACCTCTATGGAGTGCCGTCCCTCAACACGAGAATTGGTGAAGTAAATCCTGACTTTCCGGCTTTTACGGCCGGTATTCAGGCCGGCGATAAAGTGCTTGCTGTGAACGGGCAGCCGGTGGATAGCTGGGATGCGCTGTCGAATCGGATCAAAAAAAGCCAGGGAATGACCATATCGCTGACCGTTGAACGGGACAGTGTTGTCGAGACTTTTGAAGTGCCGCCAAAAAAAATTGAAAGTGAGAATGTCTTTGGTGAGCTGGTGGTCACCTACGTTGTCGGGATTACGGCCGCCGGTGAAACCGATATTCTTCGTTATCCTCCGGGTCAGGCTTTGGTTCAAGGGGTAGTGGAAACCTGGAATATTATCAAACTGACTATTGTTGGCTTCATCAAGCTCATTGAACGGGTTATCCCGGCCAAAACCCTCGGCGGCCCTATTCTCATTGCCCAGATGGCCGGTCAGCAGGCCAAAGCCGGCCTGTTGAACCTGATTTATTTTATGGGGATTATCAGTGTTAATCTGGGAATTCTCAACCTGTTTCCCATTCCCATTCTGGATGGCGGCCACATTGTTTTTATTCTTATTGAGATCATTGTGGGTAAGCCGGTAAGTATGAGAAAGATGGAAATTGCCCAACAGGTCGGCATGTTTATCCTTATCTCTCTGATGATTTATGTATTTTACAATGATTTAGCCAGGATTTTCACCGAGTAG
- a CDS encoding 1-deoxy-D-xylulose-5-phosphate reductoisomerase → MKKLVVLGSTGSIGTNTLDLVRRFPQRFSVAGLAAGRNLDILVEQVQMVRPEIVSVATAELADQLGRRLQIISYAPEIVWGDAGLVQVATLPAADLVVSAMVGAIGLRPTYEALLAGKDVALANKESMVMAGRLLNETARRQGARILPLDSEHSAIWQSLQGEQRESLRKLTLTASGGPFYQMPKEELVHVSPEQAVKHPRWQMGPKISIDSATLMNKALEIIEARWLFEEEPEKIEAIIHPQSIVHSLVEFCDGSVIAHLALPDMRLPIAYALNYPRRLELDLPVLNLARERRLDFYPVDGDRFPALRLAHQALALGDSGTAALNAANEVAVARFIEGQLNFLEITEVVESVLSSVAHQNFSTVDQVLDFDRQVRISMTP, encoded by the coding sequence ATGAAAAAGCTGGTTGTCCTTGGCTCAACCGGCTCCATCGGCACCAATACCCTGGATCTGGTGCGGCGTTTTCCCCAACGTTTTTCGGTAGCCGGTTTGGCGGCTGGCAGAAACCTTGACATCCTGGTTGAACAGGTGCAGATGGTGCGGCCGGAGATCGTTTCGGTGGCCACGGCGGAACTGGCGGATCAGCTGGGAAGACGGCTTCAAATCATCAGCTATGCACCGGAAATCGTCTGGGGTGACGCAGGACTGGTGCAAGTTGCAACGCTTCCAGCTGCTGATCTGGTGGTGTCAGCCATGGTCGGGGCAATCGGTTTGCGACCGACCTATGAAGCGTTGCTGGCCGGCAAGGATGTGGCTCTGGCGAATAAGGAGTCAATGGTTATGGCCGGCCGCTTGCTGAATGAAACCGCCCGGCGTCAGGGAGCAAGAATTTTGCCGTTGGATAGCGAGCATTCAGCCATCTGGCAGTCCTTGCAGGGGGAACAACGGGAGTCGCTTCGTAAACTGACGCTGACTGCTTCCGGCGGCCCCTTTTATCAGATGCCTAAAGAGGAGCTTGTCCATGTGTCTCCTGAGCAGGCAGTAAAACATCCCCGATGGCAGATGGGGCCAAAAATCAGTATTGATTCCGCAACGCTGATGAACAAGGCCCTTGAAATTATCGAGGCCCGCTGGCTTTTTGAGGAAGAGCCTGAGAAGATAGAAGCGATCATCCATCCCCAGAGCATTGTCCATTCGCTGGTGGAGTTTTGTGATGGTTCGGTGATTGCCCATCTGGCGCTTCCCGATATGCGGCTGCCCATTGCTTATGCGCTGAATTATCCCCGGCGGCTGGAGCTGGATTTGCCGGTTTTGAATCTGGCACGGGAGAGGCGGCTTGACTTCTATCCGGTTGACGGGGACCGCTTTCCCGCTCTCCGGCTGGCTCATCAGGCGCTGGCCCTGGGTGACAGTGGCACGGCGGCCCTCAACGCCGCGAATGAAGTAGCAGTTGCAAGATTTATTGAAGGACAACTGAATTTTTTGGAGATTACCGAAGTGGTCGAGTCAGTGCTGTCTTCGGTGGCCCACCAAAACTTTTCCACGGTTGACCAAGTGCTCGATTTTGATCGGCAGGTAAGAATTTCCATGACCCCTTAA
- a CDS encoding phosphatidate cytidylyltransferase has translation MTPFWKRYICTSRVYSGLVFVPLFIVILALAPKWLFFLLCIVALMIAFQEGWDLLCRDQERWSRWTAGTGAVAMAAAACWGDPGLLAGFLLLVFLAAVAQMFRQEMGKPALASLGSQLLLFFYLPFLFSHLLLLWDLAGGRALVAMVFLATWGGDAFSYYTGTAWGRHKLAPQISPNKSIEGCLGGIAGAGLFSLLLAMAGLVPLSWYGLVILGIIANLAGQLGDLFESYLKRLAGIKDSGKLIPGHGGLLDRVDSVLFAAPVIYYGALVLMR, from the coding sequence ATGACCCCATTCTGGAAACGATATATCTGCACCTCACGGGTATACAGCGGTCTGGTTTTTGTGCCACTTTTCATCGTGATTCTGGCCCTGGCACCCAAATGGCTGTTTTTTCTCCTCTGCATTGTTGCACTTATGATTGCTTTTCAGGAAGGTTGGGACTTGCTCTGCCGTGATCAGGAGCGGTGGAGCCGATGGACTGCCGGCACTGGTGCGGTCGCCATGGCGGCAGCTGCCTGCTGGGGCGATCCGGGGCTCCTTGCCGGCTTTCTCCTGCTGGTTTTTCTTGCTGCCGTCGCTCAAATGTTTCGACAGGAGATGGGAAAACCGGCACTGGCATCCCTGGGCAGCCAGCTTCTCCTTTTTTTCTATCTGCCTTTCTTGTTCAGCCACCTTCTGCTGCTCTGGGATCTTGCCGGTGGGCGGGCGCTGGTGGCCATGGTTTTTCTGGCTACCTGGGGAGGAGACGCGTTTTCCTATTATACCGGCACAGCCTGGGGTCGTCATAAGCTGGCGCCGCAGATCAGCCCCAATAAATCCATTGAAGGATGTCTGGGGGGTATTGCCGGGGCCGGACTGTTTTCTCTTCTGCTGGCGATGGCCGGTCTGGTGCCACTGTCATGGTATGGTCTGGTGATCCTTGGCATTATTGCTAATCTTGCCGGGCAACTGGGCGATCTTTTTGAGTCCTATCTGAAACGGTTGGCCGGTATCAAGGATTCAGGGAAGTTGATTCCCGGCCATGGTGGTCTGCTGGACCGGGTTGACAGTGTCTTGTTCGCTGCACCGGTGATTTACTATGGTGCTCTGGTGCTGATGAGATGA
- a CDS encoding isoprenyl transferase yields MDTLDPERQPRHVAIIMDGNGRWAKKRLLPRIKGHEAGIKAVERTVECCAEHRIEALTLYAFSSENWQRPALEVQALMKLLQRFLRRELPRLLKNNIRLRTIGRTDRLSQGVQDDLQSAIARTSSCTGMTLTLALSYGSRDEIIVAVQRCLQAVEEQKITLANLDPATFAGFLDTAGLPDPDLMLRTGGEYRLSNFLLWQAAYAELYFSETLWPDFSEEELLSIMRDFQQRERRFGMISEQLSS; encoded by the coding sequence ATGGACACGCTTGATCCGGAACGACAGCCCCGTCATGTGGCGATCATTATGGATGGCAATGGCCGCTGGGCGAAGAAACGTCTGCTGCCGCGGATCAAAGGTCATGAGGCCGGGATTAAAGCGGTGGAGCGGACCGTCGAATGTTGTGCGGAGCATCGGATTGAGGCACTTACTCTCTACGCGTTCTCTTCTGAAAATTGGCAGCGGCCAGCGCTTGAAGTGCAGGCATTGATGAAACTGCTGCAGCGCTTCCTGCGCCGTGAACTGCCCCGGTTGCTTAAAAATAATATCCGCCTGCGGACTATTGGGCGTACGGACCGGCTTAGCCAAGGGGTCCAGGATGATCTGCAGTCTGCCATTGCCAGGACGTCTTCCTGCACCGGCATGACGTTAACCCTGGCGCTCAGCTACGGGTCAAGAGATGAAATTATTGTTGCTGTCCAGCGATGTTTGCAGGCCGTTGAGGAGCAAAAGATTACGCTTGCAAATCTTGATCCCGCCACGTTTGCCGGCTTTCTTGATACTGCCGGGCTGCCGGATCCGGATCTGATGTTGCGGACGGGGGGAGAATATCGTTTGAGTAATTTTCTTCTCTGGCAGGCGGCATATGCTGAACTCTACTTCAGCGAAACTCTGTGGCCAGATTTCAGCGAAGAGGAACTGCTCTCTATCATGCGTGATTTTCAACAGCGAGAACGGCGTTTTGGCATGATCAGCGAACAGTTATCATCATGA
- a CDS encoding TolC family protein — MKTVFRRLMVLLSVVMLLAVCAGQPAEAESLPTVTLADALAQALEHNPLVLQAGHQAQQAACEQAAARADLLPKVRAGYSFTWLEDVRSTNIGGVAVPLNRKDNYAFDVTLSQPLFTGFSLISAYKLATIGLQEAQTREQLARIELVYQVKSAYFSLLLARKMVGVAAEVVTGLASHLRDARHFYEQGLIPRNDLLQSEVELANGEQGYRLAVKEEALIMARLAVLMQRPRDWRYDVEDVVDVSPVTLDLAAVTEAAFAERPELRVANYQLNMAAQQIVAARSAYFPQLTFTAQHERIGDSPDVSGNGIQNPYETSLMVAATWDVWDWQKRHSQVKQAQTYQEETRLAFTQVMDDIGLEVKENFLQVNFSFSNIETTRVRLAQGQENYRITDLRYKNQLSTSTEVLDALTLLARVQFDYYKSRYEYHSALAGLARAIGRDELFPEGQ, encoded by the coding sequence ATGAAGACAGTTTTTCGGAGATTGATGGTTCTGCTGTCGGTTGTTATGCTGCTGGCAGTGTGTGCCGGCCAGCCGGCAGAGGCCGAAAGCCTGCCGACGGTTACCTTGGCTGATGCCCTGGCTCAGGCCTTGGAGCATAATCCGCTGGTGCTGCAGGCTGGCCACCAGGCCCAGCAGGCGGCCTGTGAGCAGGCTGCCGCCCGGGCAGATCTGCTACCGAAAGTTAGAGCCGGTTATTCGTTCACCTGGCTGGAAGATGTCCGGAGTACGAATATCGGCGGTGTTGCGGTGCCTTTGAACCGCAAGGATAATTATGCCTTCGATGTTACCCTCAGCCAGCCCCTGTTTACGGGTTTTTCTCTGATATCGGCGTATAAACTGGCAACCATCGGCTTGCAGGAGGCCCAAACCAGAGAGCAGCTTGCCCGGATCGAGCTGGTCTATCAGGTGAAGTCGGCGTATTTTTCCCTGCTGCTGGCACGGAAAATGGTTGGCGTCGCAGCGGAGGTGGTGACCGGCTTGGCGTCTCACCTTCGTGATGCCCGCCATTTTTATGAACAAGGACTGATACCCCGCAATGATCTGTTGCAGTCGGAGGTCGAACTGGCCAACGGGGAACAGGGATACCGATTGGCAGTTAAAGAGGAAGCGCTGATTATGGCCCGCTTGGCGGTTTTGATGCAGAGGCCCAGGGATTGGCGGTACGACGTGGAGGATGTGGTGGATGTCAGTCCGGTTACCCTTGATCTGGCTGCAGTAACCGAGGCTGCGTTTGCCGAGCGGCCGGAGCTTCGGGTTGCCAATTATCAGTTGAATATGGCAGCACAGCAGATTGTCGCTGCCCGTAGCGCTTATTTTCCTCAGCTTACCTTTACCGCTCAGCATGAGCGGATTGGTGATTCGCCGGATGTCTCCGGTAACGGTATTCAGAATCCCTATGAAACATCTCTCATGGTGGCGGCCACCTGGGATGTGTGGGATTGGCAAAAGCGTCACAGTCAGGTCAAACAAGCCCAGACATACCAGGAGGAAACGCGCCTGGCGTTTACCCAGGTTATGGATGATATCGGTTTGGAAGTGAAAGAAAATTTTCTCCAGGTTAACTTTTCCTTTTCAAATATTGAGACCACTCGGGTGCGACTGGCACAGGGGCAGGAAAACTATCGCATAACCGATCTGCGCTATAAAAACCAATTGAGTACTTCCACTGAGGTTCTGGATGCCCTCACCCTGCTTGCCCGGGTTCAGTTTGATTACTATAAATCTCGTTATGAGTATCATAGTGCCCTGGCGGGACTGGCTCGGGCCATTGGTCGTGATGAACTTTTCCCTGAAGGACAATAG
- the dusB gene encoding tRNA dihydrouridine synthase DusB: MFSNQPLILAPMAGITDSPFRQLTKQFGADLVVTEMISAKGLLQGDRKTATLLNFCPQEQPLIAQLFGRDPEILRAAAQQAIDQGATYVDINMGCPVKKVIKTGAGAALLQDLQQVKKILAALSRPPAIPYTIKIRSGWDQQTLIADKVIDLAATFAALAVFCHPRTAAMMFSGMADWDYLEAIAGKAPLPVIGSGDIITVEAARKALARQGINGLMLGRGTLGRPWFFQEIRDFLISGSVTTIPWAKKLETIRQHGLLLRQEKGEKTGFLLFRKHLAWYSRGLPGAAAFRRQLFTTTDQKELDPLLQIFFSDHHYQR, encoded by the coding sequence ATGTTTAGCAACCAGCCGCTCATTCTTGCCCCCATGGCGGGGATCACCGACAGCCCTTTCCGGCAACTGACAAAACAGTTTGGCGCCGATCTGGTGGTAACTGAAATGATCAGCGCTAAAGGTCTGCTGCAAGGGGACCGGAAGACCGCCACCTTGCTGAACTTCTGCCCTCAGGAACAGCCCCTTATCGCCCAGCTGTTCGGACGGGATCCGGAAATCCTGCGTGCTGCCGCCCAGCAGGCAATCGACCAAGGTGCGACATATGTTGATATCAACATGGGTTGCCCGGTAAAAAAGGTCATAAAGACCGGCGCCGGTGCAGCTCTACTGCAAGATTTGCAGCAGGTAAAAAAGATTCTCGCAGCCTTGTCCCGCCCCCCGGCAATTCCCTATACCATTAAAATCCGTTCAGGCTGGGACCAGCAAACCTTGATCGCCGATAAAGTTATTGATCTGGCAGCCACGTTTGCAGCCCTGGCGGTGTTCTGTCATCCACGAACCGCAGCAATGATGTTCAGTGGCATGGCTGACTGGGATTACCTCGAAGCCATTGCCGGCAAGGCGCCGCTGCCGGTCATCGGTTCTGGCGATATCATAACAGTGGAAGCTGCCCGCAAGGCATTGGCACGGCAGGGCATTAACGGCCTGATGCTTGGACGCGGCACCTTGGGACGCCCCTGGTTTTTTCAGGAGATCAGGGATTTTCTGATTTCTGGTTCTGTCACCACCATTCCATGGGCAAAAAAGCTGGAAACTATTCGCCAGCATGGTCTTTTGTTGCGACAAGAGAAGGGAGAAAAAACCGGTTTTCTGCTATTTCGCAAACATCTCGCCTGGTACAGCCGGGGCCTGCCGGGAGCCGCGGCCTTTCGCCGCCAGCTTTTCACCACCACTGACCAGAAGGAGCTCGATCCTTTACTGCAGATCTTCTTCAGCGACCATCATTATCAGCGGTGA